A region from the Bactrocera dorsalis isolate Fly_Bdor chromosome 1, ASM2337382v1, whole genome shotgun sequence genome encodes:
- the LOC105227808 gene encoding GATOR complex protein Wdr59, with translation MSPTSESAAAGNNSIRGRERENAHIIQQSNKCYEHRELQATAMSVDYTGQWVLLAGRRHLALQRLGQDDGTLREFQRNSKYEVSAAEFATLPNRQEYCAIATSEHIDVVTWGAADMQHYHSLRGHTRMVTDIDWHSKNSNLLVSCSIDTFSHIWDLRDPRKPTLSLSAVCMSGATQVGFNRVSGHLLAAAHDGDLRIWDMRKGSCPVHYITAHLNRVHGINWSHLRETCLATASQDGTVKYFDVNNPRRAEKIITMSSPVWRARYTPIGNGLVSIVVPAMGRGENSLLLWSNNKQTDPVCSFVGHTDVILDFEWRPNRENTSEIELVTWSRDRSLRVWKIDDMMLKLCEPDFDSNEVCDTPDSFADTPTKFQPIHSSSLYQPTLSLTRAGAASLPSESSDSLTIPTLSRSPPPPMRKEETHIARSLTDQPTCSLHHEFSLLNRNMPHVEVDLLDAIKRFAVFKISAGGHVVVLQTVFPTEYPSPNIGPEFSFCEGTTLHEQLSAVLLKTLRTNALQRVKKSRTCVEQCLRALVGAMKKSVGGVTDKSQLRLQSPRLEGALSGALHDACIPYPRTSGVNFNTTGLLVTFAQAPNAKRLTLRHQNTTPRTFSAISGGVLLGNVFNTHRDSNASFYLQDRMSAKHTKNRSMQKQTNATPIVHIYEACKLLNISCEMAKEFSLDKRNLRATCRRNRQVCETYGRYDLVPIWTLAELIAKPNIPNETKYETLFYKDPFKKFLLEALIMHFASAGDLQTAVMLACLFHKCSSTAGDLGDLMLTTTQCYQHTNKLQQLNNTSPYHTVLPIDYHASHPKSNSALAVNVHLKQLRSNSWSDSLDWVDTKNCNSDSYSCSLIRRTKMPLFDHFKKVYADILFGWQLLTKRSLILKHTMFSQSQPHGVEFVTECTGCNKIKRTPSCTSCKRPVLFCQLCNLPVKGAANACLACGHGGHMVHMMQWFKKHSICASGCGCNCLKQTAALLALMN, from the exons atgtcaccaacttCGGAATCTGCAGCGGCGGGTAACAACAGTATCCGTGGCCGCGAGCGTGAAAATGCACATATTATCCAGCAGAGCAACAAGTGTTATGAACACCGGGAACTGCAGGCTACTGCAATGTCTGTCGACTATACAGGCCAGTGGGTTTTGTTGGCCGGTCGACGCCACTTGGCATTGCAACGTCTCGGCCAGGATGATGGTACTCTACGTGAATTCcaaagaaattcgaaatatgaAGTATCGGCAGCTGAATTTGCAACACTACCAAATCGTCAGGAATATTGTGCGATCGCA ACCAGTGAGCACATTGATGTTGTTACATGGGGTGCTGCAGACATGCAGCATTATCATTCATTGCGTGGTCACACGCGCATGGTTACCGACATTGATTGGCATAGCAAAAATAGCAATCTATTGGTCAGCTGTTCAATTGATACATTTTCACACATTTGGGATTTGCGCGATCCCCGCAAGCCAACGCTGTCCTTGAGCGCAGTCTGCATGT CTGGCGCAACACAAGTTGGTTTCAATCGTGTCTCGGGTCATCTGTTAGCGGCGGCACATGACGGCGATCTGCGCATATGGGATATGCGTAAGGGTTCGTGTCCTGTACACTATATAACAGCGCATTTGAATAG aGTGCATGGCATCAATTGGAGTCATTTGCGTGAAACCTGCTTAGCTACCGCTAGTCAAGATGGCACAGTGAAGTACTTCGATGTAAATAATCCACGACGTGCTGAGAAAATTATAACAATGTCATCGCCGGTGTGGCGAGCGCGTTATACC CCTATAGGCAACGGTTTGGTTAGCATTGTTGTGCCCGCTATGGGACGCGGTGAGAACAGTTTACTGTTATGgagtaataacaaacaaacgGATCCTGTCTGCTCCTTTGTTGGACATACCGATGTAATATTAGATTTTGAATGGCGACCAAATCGCGAAAATACATCGGAGATT gaACTAGTTACATGGTCACGTGATCGTAGTTTACGCGTGTGGAAGATTGATGATATGATGCTGAAACTCTGCGAACCCGACTTCGATAGCAATGAAGTGTGCGATACACCTGACTCTTTTGCCGACACTCCAACTAAATTTCAACCGATACACTCCTCATCTTTGTACCAGCCCACTTTGAGTTTGACACGTGCTGGTGCCGCTTCATTGCCTTCAGAAAGCTCTGACAGTCTAACAATACCGACTTTATCACGCTCGCCACCACCGCCCATGCGTAAAGAAGAGACACACATAGCACGTTCACTGACAGATCAGCCGACATGCTCGCTACATCATGAGTTCTCGCTACTAAATCGGAATATGCCACATGTAGAGGTCGACCTATTAGATGCGATTAAACGTTTTGCAGTCTTCAAGATCTCAGCTGGTGGACACGTGGTGGTGTTGCAG ACAGTTTTTCCTACCGAGTATCCAAGTCCGAATATTGGACCCGAATTCTCCTTTTGCGAAGGCACCACACTGCACGAACAACTGTCTGCCGTGCTGCTGAAGACACTCAGAACGAACGCCTTGCAACGCGTTAAAAAGTCGCGCACCTGTGTCGAGCAATGCCTGCGCGCATTGGTGGGTGCCATGAAAAAG TCCGTGGGCGGTGTCACCGACAAATCACAACTACGCTTGCAGTCGCCACGCTTGGAGGGCGCACTAAGTGGTGCGCTACACGACGCCTGCATACCATATCCACGCACATCGGGTGTCAATTTCAACACCACCGGCCTGTTGGTCACCTTCGCGCAAGCGCCAAACGCTAAACGCCTGACATTGCGTCATCAGAACACAACACCGCGCACATTTTCCGCCATTAGCGGTGGCGTACTCTTGGGTAATGTCTTTAATACGCATCGCGATTCAAATGCCTCCTTTTATCTGCAAGATCGCATGAGTGCGAAACATACGAAAAATCGTTCGATGCAAAAGCAAACcaatgccacgcccatcgtGCATATTTACGAAGCCTGCAAGCTGCTGAACATCAGCTGTGAAATGGCCAAAGAATTCTCACTGGATAAGCGCAATTTGCGCGCCACATGTCGTCGCAATCGGCAGGTGTGCGAAACATATGGTCGTTACGACTTGGTGCCGATATGGACGCTCGCCGAACTGATCGCCAAACCGAACATACCGAACGAAACCAAATACGAGACACTCTTCTACAAAGACCCCTTTAAGAAATTCCTACTCGAGGCACTGATTATGCATTTTGCCAGCGCTGGCGATTTGCAGACGGCTGTTATGTTGGCGTGTCTCTTTCACAAATGCTCCTCAACAGCCGGCGATTTAGGCGATTTAATGTTGACCACAACGCAATGCTACCAGCACACCAATAAACTACAACAGTTAAATAATACTTCGCCGTACCACACAGTGTTGCCCATCGACTATCATGCCTCACATCCGAAATCAAACTCGGCACTCGCGGTCAATGTGCATTTGAAGCAGCTGCGCAGCAACTCTTGGTCAGACTCTTTGGACTGGGTGGACACGAAAAATTGCAACTCGGACTCGTATTCATGTTCGCTGATAAGACGTACCAAAATGCCGTTATTCGACCACTTCAAGAAGGTGTATGCGGATATACTATTTGGCTGGCAACTGCTGACCAAACGATCGCTG ATACTGAAGCATACAATGTTCTCACAAAGCCAGCCGCATGGTGTTGAGTTCGTCACCGAGTGCACCGGTTGCAATAAAATTAAGCGCACACCCTCATGCACCAGCTGCAAGCGTCCGGTGCTCTTCTGCCAGCTCTGCAATTTGCCGGTGAAGGGCGCGGCCAATGCGTGCTTGGCTTGCGGTCATGGCGGCCATATGGTGCACATGATGCAGTGGTTCAAG AAGCATAGCATTTGTGCCTCTGGCTGTGGTTGTAATTGTTTGAAGCAGACTGCTGCTCTGCTGGCGCTTATGAATTGA
- the LOC105227810 gene encoding histidine protein methyltransferase 1 homolog has protein sequence MFKFDFNVEADSNNPFFDKNIASEKEVINTSSKIDKTEWYKAEKVAIGAEILDNLDVYKLNATTLNIADVPIQHIVTGFLIEHITCNDSDNKDIAKAEQTHSDLIPGVYEGGAKIWECTDDLLQYLAKTIKPQNWHGKRVLDLGCGAGLLGIYAYRCGSVVHFQDYNKDVLTQITIPNVMLNVKTQSKTVDDGSPAVESEIEENFDIESLEENLQFYSGDWWEYVELTTKNDENKTNTFDYILTSETIYNPQNQQKLLDTFYAKLNTNGVVLVAAKTYYFGVGGGLRQFEELITSDKRFQFKVVWSSVDGVKRDILELRLK, from the exons atgtttaagtTCGATTTTAATGTTGAAGCAGATAGCAACAAtccattttttgataaaaatattgcaagcgAAAAGGAAGTAATAAACACGTCAAg CAAGATTGACAAAACAGAATGGTACAAAGCGGAAAAAGTTGCAATTGGTGCGGAAATATTGGACAACCTAGATGTGTATAAGTTGAATGCTACCACTTTGAATATAGCTGATGTTCCAATTCAGCATATCGTCACAGGATTTCTGATTGAACATATAACATGTAATGACAGTGATAATAAGGACATCGCTAAAGCCGAACAAACGCACTCTGATCTCATACCAGGTGTTTATGAAG GCGGTGCAAAAATATGGGAGTGTACCGATGATCTGCTTCAATATTTAGCCAAAACTATCAAACCGCAAAATTGGCATGGAAAACGTGTGTTAGATTTGGGCTGTGGCGCTGGTTTACTGGGTATTTACGCATATAGATGTGGCTCGGTAGTGCACTTTCAGGATTAT AATAAAGATGTACTAACACAAATTACAATACCAAATGTTATGTTAAATGTAAAAACCCAGTCAAAAACTGTGGATGATGGGTCTCCTGCTGTAGAATCAGAAATAGAGGAGAATTTTGACATTGAATCACTGGAAGAAAATCTACAATTTTATTCCGGCGATTGGTGGGAGTACGTGGAACTGACGACAAAAAATgacgaaaacaaaacaaatacgtTTGATTATATTCTTACATCAGAGACCATATACAATCcgcaaaatcaacaaaaattattagataCATTCTATGCAAAATTAAATACCAACGGTGTTGTGCTAGTCGCAGCAAAAACATATTATTTCGGTGTTGGTGGTGGACTGAGGCAATTCGAAGAACTGATAACTTCTGATAagcgttttcaatttaaagtggTCTGGTCAAGTGTGGACGGAGTAAAACGTGATATATTAGAATTAAGATTAAAGTAA
- the Prkra gene encoding protein kinase, interferon-inducible double stranded RNA dependent activator isoform X1, producing the protein METEAVGIGRSKRDAKHNAAAVIIKKLRLADASQLADDGAASIPPIDMVVQLRDYCVQQSMPLPTFEIVQQAGTPDAPEFTALCTIASIRRYGVSEKKKDARQKAAYEMLLAVVDDVNKLEQNMQIATLQNAQEDIESERYKKFKTYRELTESGTGDIRGVLICDRHNYFKKFYPELKEAANKILRSSYDSVQDQALDVLESLKITPKISQMPSIKAEPMLFIELNCEYDVVFAGPTYKVYEDIIAYFKVML; encoded by the exons ATGGAAACTGAAGCTGTGGGTATAGGACGTTCTAAGCGTGATGCAAAACATAACGCAGCCGCcgttattataaaaaaactgcGCCTTGCAGATGCATCACAATTAGCGGATGATGGTGCGGCGAGCATACCACCTATTGATATGGTTGTGCAATTGCGGGATTATTGTGTGCAACAGAGTATGCCTTTGCCAACATTTGAAATTGTACAGCAGGCTGGTACACCGGATGCACCCGAATTCACAGCTCTATGTACAATTGCTTCAATTCGACGTTATGGCGTATCGGAAAAGAAAAAGGACGCACGCCAAAAAGCAGCTTATGAAATGCTACTTGCAGTTGTTGAT GATGTGAATAAGCTTGagcaaaatatgcaaatagCTACACTTCAAAATGCCCAAGAAGACATTGAATCGGAGcgttacaaaaaatttaaaacttatcgTGAGCTCACCGAATCCGGTACTGGTGATATACGTGGTGTGCTAATTTGTGATCGACAtaactatttcaaaaaattctacCCTGAATTGAAAGAAGCGGCGAATAAGATACTCAGATCTAGTTACGATTCGGTGCAGGATCAAGCATTGGATGTACTGGAATCATTGAAAATCACaccaaaaatttctcaaatgCCATCAATCAAGGCAGAACCCATGTTGTTTATCGAATTGAATTGCGAATATGATGTGGTTTTTGCTGGACCGACGTATAAAGTATACGAAGATATAATTGCATATTTCAAAGTGATGCTCTAA
- the Prkra gene encoding protein kinase, interferon-inducible double stranded RNA dependent activator codes for MVGKSSVSVLQEYCAKNKVPPPTYEYLDEDDGSFCCKIEFMETEAVGIGRSKRDAKHNAAAVIIKKLRLADASQLADDGAASIPPIDMVVQLRDYCVQQSMPLPTFEIVQQAGTPDAPEFTALCTIASIRRYGVSEKKKDARQKAAYEMLLAVVDDVNKLEQNMQIATLQNAQEDIESERYKKFKTYRELTESGTGDIRGVLICDRHNYFKKFYPELKEAANKILRSSYDSVQDQALDVLESLKITPKISQMPSIKAEPMLFIELNCEYDVVFAGPTYKVYEDIIAYFKVML; via the exons ATGGTTGGCAAATCATCTGTTTCAGTGCTTCAGGAATATTGTGCTAAAAACAAAGTACCACCACCTACTTATGAATATCTAGACGAAGACGACGGTAGTTTCTGTTGCAAG ATTGAATTCATGGAAACTGAAGCTGTGGGTATAGGACGTTCTAAGCGTGATGCAAAACATAACGCAGCCGCcgttattataaaaaaactgcGCCTTGCAGATGCATCACAATTAGCGGATGATGGTGCGGCGAGCATACCACCTATTGATATGGTTGTGCAATTGCGGGATTATTGTGTGCAACAGAGTATGCCTTTGCCAACATTTGAAATTGTACAGCAGGCTGGTACACCGGATGCACCCGAATTCACAGCTCTATGTACAATTGCTTCAATTCGACGTTATGGCGTATCGGAAAAGAAAAAGGACGCACGCCAAAAAGCAGCTTATGAAATGCTACTTGCAGTTGTTGAT GATGTGAATAAGCTTGagcaaaatatgcaaatagCTACACTTCAAAATGCCCAAGAAGACATTGAATCGGAGcgttacaaaaaatttaaaacttatcgTGAGCTCACCGAATCCGGTACTGGTGATATACGTGGTGTGCTAATTTGTGATCGACAtaactatttcaaaaaattctacCCTGAATTGAAAGAAGCGGCGAATAAGATACTCAGATCTAGTTACGATTCGGTGCAGGATCAAGCATTGGATGTACTGGAATCATTGAAAATCACaccaaaaatttctcaaatgCCATCAATCAAGGCAGAACCCATGTTGTTTATCGAATTGAATTGCGAATATGATGTGGTTTTTGCTGGACCGACGTATAAAGTATACGAAGATATAATTGCATATTTCAAAGTGATGCTCTAA